From one Buchnera aphidicola (Cinara strobi) genomic stretch:
- the leuS gene encoding leucine--tRNA ligase — MNNHKYNHNKIEKIIQERWIKEKTFSVTENKKKEKFYCLPMLPYPSGKLHMGHVRNYTISDVISRYQRMLGKNVLHPIGWDAFGLPAEETAVKNNTSPKKWTYKNISIMKKQLQSLGFSYDWSREITTCKPEYYRWEQLFFIKLLKKKLIYKKKTLVNWCEFDKTVLANEQAQKGVCWRCGTKVKLKNISQWFIKITEYAEELLKDLSLLQEWPKEIVEMQKNWIGKSTGIIIKCLIFQTDYFLKIYTTKPETILDATFFAISMYHPLINVFLKNNKNINKFLKKNKYISYLEFQNCKKLIGIDTSLFVLHPITKKKLPLWITNYVKYNYATGAIIAVPNSNKTDYNFAKLYNLPIKYKSSNQQEKFKKNTSTLINSKKISRLQKKNARIIISNQLIKNKQAKRSQYYKIQDWCISRQRYWGTPIPIIYNNKGKYLPVSKKKLPVILKKYINKNNIIEFKNSNDLIKKKPKKEVIQETDTFDTFIESSWYYARYTNPHFNLDILDSQAAKYWLPVDQYIGGIEHAVMHLIYFRFYHKLLRDFGYVNSPEPVKKLICQGMVVVESFYMYNTDGSKKWLKPSELKIKRNRQGKIINVFKKSCLSKVIYAGKIKMSKSKNNGIDPTKIIKKYGADTLRLFLMFTAPIQSSLEWNSNSIIGMHRFLNKLWNFTHSTYNNEFIDKTSKIIYEQKKIISKLQKIIIHVTNDIQKKNSYNTAIAKIIKFFNYIVHLNNKKKINQNNLQLSLKTIIKMLYPFTPHICFALWRKIYKKNHYIDFEKWPEPRNDLIISDKTKLVIQVNGKKKSLIKIKKNLTKKEVIQLILNKKEIKQYFYNTVIKKIIYIPKKIINFVLIQNK, encoded by the coding sequence ATGAACAACCATAAATATAACCATAATAAAATTGAAAAAATCATTCAAGAACGTTGGATAAAAGAAAAAACATTTTCTGTAACTGAAAATAAAAAAAAAGAAAAATTTTATTGTTTACCAATGCTTCCTTATCCATCTGGAAAGTTGCATATGGGGCATGTGCGAAACTATACTATTAGTGATGTAATTTCAAGATATCAAAGAATGTTAGGGAAAAATGTACTACATCCAATTGGATGGGATGCTTTCGGATTACCGGCGGAAGAAACTGCAGTTAAAAATAATACTTCACCGAAAAAGTGGACATATAAAAATATATCTATTATGAAAAAACAATTACAATCATTAGGTTTTAGTTATGATTGGAGTAGAGAAATTACTACCTGCAAACCTGAATATTACCGTTGGGAACAATTATTTTTTATAAAACTGCTAAAAAAAAAACTAATTTATAAAAAAAAAACTTTAGTTAATTGGTGTGAATTTGATAAAACAGTTCTTGCTAATGAACAGGCTCAAAAAGGTGTGTGTTGGAGATGTGGTACAAAAGTAAAGTTAAAAAATATATCACAATGGTTTATTAAAATTACTGAATATGCTGAAGAATTATTAAAAGATCTTTCGCTACTTCAGGAATGGCCAAAAGAAATAGTTGAAATGCAAAAAAACTGGATAGGAAAATCCACTGGAATCATAATAAAATGCCTAATATTTCAAACTGATTATTTTTTAAAAATATACACAACTAAACCTGAAACAATTTTAGATGCAACATTTTTTGCAATATCTATGTATCACCCGTTAATTAATGTTTTCCTTAAAAACAATAAAAATATCAATAAATTTTTAAAGAAAAATAAATACATATCTTATTTAGAGTTTCAAAATTGTAAAAAATTAATTGGAATAGATACCAGTTTATTTGTACTACATCCTATAACAAAAAAAAAATTACCGTTATGGATCACAAACTATGTAAAATATAATTATGCTACTGGAGCTATTATAGCGGTCCCTAATAGTAATAAAACTGATTACAATTTTGCTAAATTATATAATTTACCAATTAAATATAAATCTTCTAACCAACAAGAAAAATTTAAAAAAAATACTTCGACTCTTATTAATTCTAAAAAAATTAGTAGATTACAAAAAAAAAACGCTCGAATTATAATCTCTAATCAACTAATTAAGAATAAACAAGCAAAACGAAGTCAATATTATAAAATACAAGATTGGTGTATTTCTAGACAAAGATACTGGGGGACCCCTATTCCCATCATATATAATAATAAAGGAAAATATCTGCCAGTTTCTAAAAAAAAATTACCAGTTATATTAAAAAAATATATTAATAAAAATAATATAATAGAATTTAAAAATAGTAATGATCTTATAAAAAAAAAACCCAAGAAAGAGGTAATTCAAGAAACTGATACATTTGATACATTTATAGAATCATCATGGTATTATGCTAGATATACTAATCCTCATTTTAATTTAGATATTTTAGACTCTCAAGCAGCAAAATACTGGCTTCCAGTAGATCAATATATTGGAGGTATTGAACATGCTGTAATGCATCTCATATATTTTAGATTCTATCATAAATTATTACGTGATTTTGGATATGTAAATTCCCCGGAACCAGTAAAAAAATTAATCTGCCAGGGTATGGTTGTTGTAGAATCATTCTATATGTATAACACAGATGGAAGTAAAAAATGGTTAAAACCATCAGAATTAAAAATTAAACGCAATAGACAAGGAAAAATTATCAATGTTTTCAAAAAATCATGTCTTAGTAAAGTGATATATGCAGGAAAAATTAAGATGTCAAAATCAAAAAATAATGGAATAGATCCGACTAAAATTATAAAAAAATATGGAGCAGATACATTACGGTTATTTCTCATGTTTACAGCCCCCATTCAATCATCATTAGAATGGAATTCCAATAGCATTATAGGTATGCATAGATTTTTAAATAAATTATGGAATTTTACACATTCTACATATAATAATGAATTTATCGATAAAACTAGTAAAATTATATATGAACAAAAAAAAATAATTTCTAAATTACAAAAAATTATTATCCATGTTACTAACGATATTCAAAAAAAGAATTCATACAATACCGCTATTGCAAAAATAATAAAATTCTTTAATTATATAGTTCATCTTAATAATAAAAAAAAAATTAATCAAAATAATCTACAGCTATCATTAAAAACAATTATAAAAATGTTATATCCTTTTACCCCGCATATTTGTTTTGCGTTATGGAGAAAAATATATAAAAAAAATCATTATATAGATTTTGAAAAATGGCCTGAACCTAGAAATGATTTAATTATTTCTGATAAAACAAAACTTGTAATACAAGTAAATGGAAAGAAAAAAAGTTTAATCAAAATCAAAAAAAATTTAACAAAAAAAGAAGTAATTCAGTTAATTTTAAATAAAAAAGAAATAAAACAATATTTTTATAATACGGTCATAAAAAAAATAATTTACATACCTAAAAAAATTATTAATTTTGTCCTCATTCAGAATAAATAA
- the tusA gene encoding sulfurtransferase TusA gives MKNKLNLSGLRCPDLIMILRKKIRTFHKGQKILILADDPVSKRDITLFCHFMEHKLLVVSTNKIPYQFIIEIGKKNMNY, from the coding sequence ATGAAAAACAAGTTAAATTTATCAGGATTAAGATGTCCTGATTTAATCATGATTTTAAGAAAAAAAATTAGAACCTTTCACAAGGGGCAAAAAATTTTAATATTAGCTGATGATCCAGTTAGTAAAAGAGATATCACTCTCTTTTGCCATTTTATGGAACATAAATTATTAGTAGTTTCTACTAATAAAATTCCATATCAATTTATTATAGAAATCGGAAAAAAAAATATGAACTATTAA
- the asd gene encoding aspartate-semialdehyde dehydrogenase, with amino-acid sequence MKKLVGFIGWRGMVGSILLDRLKKNNDFKNFCSIFFTTSQFSLLAPNVLNSISSKLEDAYNLDRLITLDIIISCQGELYTKKIYSKLKSMGWKGYWIDASSYLRMYSESIIVLDPVNYNSINDALNKGIKTFIGGNCTVSLMLMALGGLFSNNLIEWVSVSTYQSVSGSGSKSMLDLLNQIGIAYKNIHSYLSLSNKSILDIEKIFTASLNKINCINNKIKAPLLGSLIPWIDIPVENGQTKEEWKGSAETNKILNYKYNIPIDGICVRVPTLRCHSQSFTIKLRKNISIKEIQSLILSHNQWVKIIDNTLDSTINELTPLKVTGTLDIPIGRIKKLNFGDKYLSAFSIGDQLLWGAAEPLRRMLNILVN; translated from the coding sequence ATGAAAAAATTAGTTGGTTTTATTGGATGGCGTGGGATGGTTGGATCTATTTTATTAGATCGCTTAAAAAAGAATAATGATTTTAAAAATTTTTGTTCCATTTTTTTTACTACTTCGCAATTTAGTTTGTTAGCTCCCAATGTATTAAATTCTATTTCCTCAAAATTAGAGGATGCATATAATTTAGATCGATTAATAACATTAGATATTATTATCTCCTGTCAGGGAGAATTATACACAAAAAAAATTTATTCGAAATTAAAATCAATGGGATGGAAGGGATATTGGATTGATGCATCCTCTTATTTAAGAATGTATTCAGAATCTATTATTGTTTTAGATCCTGTTAATTATAACAGTATAAATGATGCTTTAAATAAAGGGATTAAAACTTTCATAGGTGGAAATTGTACAGTTAGTTTAATGTTAATGGCATTAGGAGGCTTGTTTTCTAATAATCTTATTGAATGGGTTTCTGTTTCTACTTATCAATCTGTATCCGGAAGTGGATCTAAAAGTATGTTGGACTTATTGAACCAAATCGGTATTGCTTACAAGAATATCCATTCTTATCTTTCTCTATCTAATAAATCGATTTTAGATATTGAAAAGATATTTACTGCTTCACTTAACAAAATTAATTGTATAAATAATAAAATAAAAGCGCCTTTATTAGGTAGTTTAATTCCCTGGATTGATATCCCTGTTGAAAACGGGCAAACAAAAGAAGAATGGAAAGGTTCTGCAGAAACAAATAAGATTTTAAATTATAAATATAATATACCTATTGATGGTATTTGTGTTCGCGTACCAACATTACGTTGTCATAGTCAATCATTTACAATTAAATTACGGAAGAATATTTCTATTAAAGAAATTCAATCATTGATTCTTTCGCATAATCAATGGGTTAAAATTATAGATAATACTCTAGATTCTACAATAAATGAATTAACACCTTTAAAGGTTACTGGAACGTTAGATATCCCTATTGGAAGAATTAAAAAATTAAATTTTGGAGATAAATATTTATCTGCTTTTTCTATAGGTGACCAATTATTATGGGGGGCTGCAGAGCCATTGCGACGTATGTTAAATATTTTAGTAAATTAA
- a CDS encoding phosphoglycerate kinase encodes MLYMKDIDLNNKKVFIRLDFNVPIKGNEITSSERIDRSIPTIQLAIKKNAKIILASHLGRPKEGTYNKKYSLFPVYQYLKKKLPKINIIFCKDYFDNPIQIKSKQIIVLENVRFNIGETKNNITLSKKYADLCDIFIMDAFATAHRIESSTYGICDFVKTACMGPLLHSEIKILKKILYQPLRPMVTIVGGAKVSTKFQLLHSLLKITDTMLVGGGIANTFLSTRYSIGKSLHEKNFQKQAKKMLETKKISLPIDSRVKITDTVNSNPKIKSVSMIESNEEILDIGDQTIQKYKKIIKKAKTILWNGPLGVFELPNFRTGTAKIASYIANSSSFSIAGGGDTIAVIDLLNLKEKISYISTGGGAFLEFIEKQTLPIINRLNQF; translated from the coding sequence ATGTTATACATGAAAGATATTGATCTCAATAATAAAAAAGTATTTATCAGATTAGATTTTAATGTTCCTATAAAAGGAAATGAAATTACTTCTAGCGAAAGAATTGATCGATCTATTCCGACCATTCAACTAGCAATTAAAAAAAATGCAAAAATTATTTTAGCATCACATTTAGGAAGACCTAAGGAAGGTACATACAATAAAAAATACTCTTTATTCCCGGTATATCAATATTTAAAAAAAAAATTACCAAAAATAAATATAATTTTTTGCAAAGATTATTTTGATAATCCAATTCAAATAAAATCTAAACAAATTATTGTTTTAGAAAATGTTCGATTTAATATTGGGGAAACAAAAAATAATATTACTTTATCAAAAAAATATGCTGATCTATGTGATATTTTTATTATGGATGCATTTGCTACAGCACATCGAATAGAATCTTCTACCTATGGAATATGTGATTTTGTAAAAACAGCATGTATGGGTCCTTTACTTCATTCAGAAATAAAAATATTAAAAAAAATATTATATCAACCACTACGCCCAATGGTTACAATAGTTGGTGGGGCAAAAGTATCAACAAAATTTCAATTGCTTCATTCTTTATTAAAAATTACAGATACTATGTTAGTTGGAGGAGGGATAGCAAATACATTTCTTTCAACACGTTATTCTATTGGAAAATCTTTACATGAAAAAAATTTTCAAAAACAAGCTAAAAAAATGCTTGAAACAAAAAAAATATCTTTACCAATCGATTCCCGCGTTAAAATCACTGATACTGTAAACTCAAACCCTAAAATAAAATCTGTTTCTATGATTGAATCAAATGAAGAAATACTAGATATTGGTGATCAAACAATTCAAAAATATAAAAAAATAATTAAAAAAGCAAAAACAATACTATGGAATGGACCACTAGGTGTCTTTGAATTACCAAATTTTAGAACTGGAACAGCTAAAATTGCTAGTTATATTGCTAATAGTTCTTCATTTTCAATTGCAGGAGGAGGAGATACGATTGCCGTTATTGATTTATTAAACTTAAAAGAAAAGATATCTTATATTTCTACCGGGGGGGGAGCTTTTCTAGAATTTATAGAAAAACAAACACTTCCAATAATTAATAGATTAAATCAATTTTAA
- the fbaA gene encoding class II fructose-bisphosphate aldolase: MCKILDIIQPGVLNANETKIVFSLAKKNKFAIPAVNCINTDSINSTLESAASMKSPIIIQFSYGGSLFISGSGLKLKNECQKAIIGAISGAQHIHLLAKYYQVPVILHTDHCDLHHLPWIDGLLKAGKKFFKKNHRPLFSSHMIDLSKEKIKKNIYISSKYLKIIKKLDMILEIELGCTGGEEDGVDNTKINKNLLYTDTIDIHYAFNELNKISDNFTIAAAFGNIHGVYQPGKVLLKPSILKEAQKHISLMNKLPENPVNFVFHGGSGTDILDIKKSINYGVVKFNIDTDIQWNNWKGVLKFYISNKNFLKKQLGNPTGPNQPNKKYYDPRVWLRQGQNQSIKYLNKMFHKLNSKNSL, translated from the coding sequence ATGTGTAAAATTCTAGATATTATTCAACCTGGTGTGTTAAATGCAAACGAAACAAAAATTGTTTTTTCATTAGCTAAAAAAAATAAATTTGCTATACCTGCTGTAAATTGTATTAACACTGATTCTATAAATTCTACACTAGAATCTGCAGCAAGTATGAAATCTCCAATAATTATTCAATTTTCATATGGGGGATCATTATTTATTAGTGGATCGGGGTTAAAACTTAAAAATGAGTGTCAAAAAGCAATCATAGGAGCAATATCTGGAGCTCAACACATACATTTACTTGCAAAATACTACCAAGTTCCAGTTATTCTACATACTGATCATTGTGATCTACACCATCTCCCATGGATTGATGGATTATTAAAAGCTGGAAAGAAATTTTTTAAAAAAAACCATCGTCCATTATTTTCATCTCATATGATAGATTTATCAAAGGAAAAAATTAAAAAAAATATTTACATTTCAAGCAAGTATTTAAAAATTATTAAAAAATTAGATATGATTCTAGAAATAGAGCTAGGATGCACTGGTGGGGAAGAAGATGGAGTGGATAATACAAAAATAAACAAAAATCTTTTGTATACTGATACAATAGATATTCATTATGCATTTAATGAACTAAATAAAATTAGTGATAATTTTACAATTGCTGCAGCATTCGGAAATATACATGGTGTATATCAACCAGGAAAGGTTTTACTAAAACCATCTATATTAAAAGAAGCGCAAAAACATATTAGCTTAATGAATAAGTTACCTGAAAATCCTGTTAATTTTGTATTTCATGGGGGGTCAGGGACAGATATCTTGGATATTAAAAAATCAATTAATTATGGAGTTGTAAAATTTAATATTGATACTGATATACAATGGAATAACTGGAAAGGAGTATTAAAATTTTATATTTCTAATAAAAATTTCTTAAAAAAACAACTAGGTAATCCAACAGGACCTAATCAACCAAATAAAAAATATTATGATCCTAGAGTATGGTTACGACAAGGACAAAATCAATCTATAAAATATTTAAATAAAATGTTTCATAAACTAAACTCAAAAAATAGTCTATAA
- the mscS gene encoding small-conductance mechanosensitive channel MscS, with protein sequence MERLEIINYTKQIGLCFLLKKKTFLSHFINLLLAVIVVTIGFFISQFFSKGAKKLLSVRHIDNTISGFLSTLARYTVIILTFIIALGQIGVKTHSIIAIIGAAGMAVGLALQGSLSNFAAGVLLVLLRPLRTNEYVNLGNAAGTVLNVHIFYTILKTLDGKIIVVPNGKIVAGNIINYSREPIRRNQFVINVAYDSNVDLVISVLQSVIDKEERVLKHPGNFVGLNEFSPSSLKFVVKCWCHNKELTSVYSDLMLKFKKALDQHNITIPYPKMDVYLYKKIHKMLKITKNQKKESKK encoded by the coding sequence ATAGAGAGACTAGAAATTATTAATTACACAAAACAAATCGGTCTATGTTTTTTATTAAAAAAAAAAACCTTTTTATCTCATTTTATTAATCTATTACTTGCTGTTATAGTAGTAACCATTGGTTTTTTTATTAGCCAGTTTTTTTCAAAAGGGGCAAAAAAACTGTTATCTGTGCGCCATATTGATAATACTATTTCTGGATTTTTATCTACTCTAGCTCGATATACAGTAATTATATTAACATTTATTATTGCATTAGGACAAATAGGAGTAAAAACCCATTCGATTATTGCTATAATAGGAGCAGCTGGGATGGCTGTCGGTTTAGCTTTACAAGGGTCTTTATCAAACTTTGCTGCTGGAGTATTACTTGTCTTATTAAGACCACTTAGAACTAATGAATATGTTAATTTAGGGAATGCAGCTGGAACCGTACTAAATGTACATATATTTTATACCATTCTAAAAACCCTTGACGGTAAAATTATTGTAGTTCCAAATGGAAAAATTGTTGCAGGAAATATTATAAATTATTCTAGAGAACCAATTCGAAGAAATCAATTTGTTATAAATGTTGCATATGACTCAAATGTAGATTTAGTCATTTCAGTATTGCAGTCTGTCATTGATAAAGAAGAACGTGTATTAAAACATCCAGGAAATTTTGTTGGACTCAATGAATTTTCTCCATCATCATTAAAATTTGTTGTAAAATGCTGGTGTCATAATAAAGAATTAACTTCAGTATATTCAGACTTAATGTTAAAATTTAAAAAAGCATTAGACCAACACAATATTACTATACCATACCCTAAAATGGATGTTTATTTATATAAAAAAATACACAAAATGTTAAAAATTACTAAAAACCAAAAAAAAGAAAGCAAGAAATAG
- a CDS encoding exodeoxyribonuclease V subunit gamma, producing the protein MLKIYQSNKISYLIKKICKKIKFNKKKNILINELFLIDNIYISKWIDINLANKNNISMNIKYITISKFFTNLIKKNQSNKNNLCSLFKQENLQWILMSIINDSKNHFFLNQEGLCYQNFEFCVHMAHIFKKYIFFRPDLICEWEKKKIISSKNIYNWQKKLWILIIKKLKCLKQKNFTEIINNFLKNIKKKNFLKKIPKKLFLISTKTLSPLDYFIIHTLKITNSIYLFQYQCINTKKNKIEDIVHSLKKNFLFPENFLKKKFITIKKKIFLNKSNKKNFLYILQNQLLQKNFYKNKKKKILNKKDNSFSIHQCYSRLQEVQQLYKHIINIFNVDKTIKPKNILITANNLEPYIPYIQKTFHLSYNNKNFIYQNKDIQKKKILSTLQNIFKIKNNRFKYIWVLSLLDTKFLRKKFFIKSKQIKTLYTLLSDLHVRYGFDKNHFKKMSLPNIYSCSWVYAINRITSGFWLNKKYSIWNNISIYNVSSEKVNILLGNFIHFISELNKLRKSIINKKLLKNWIKILPRVINIFFKIPNQYKKFFFMLENIWKKIILNGIQMNYKKKISIEFLLERFFKFNFLKITDNQFMSGGINVINFNQVKSIPFDIIGIMGCTQKNFSRTKKKDILSIINTEKDNKNVFFETIMSSKKYLFCSYIKKNSIQNKTYPSIWIQDILSYAKKNFFSYKNLFFQKKKKNNILKQIYKKHKNQLYNLLSTKKKKYFSINKKKRFNSIRKKKINIQKLIQFWKNPINYFFKNNLHVNIYNENLEKISHDELFSINPLDQFFLNKKILKYMILKKNTNKLFQKYQLKNKLPFGKIGEILWNEQEKKLKNLSNKINKIRNSPKKIYFKIKSKRYQLNGTIKEFNQFGLIRWNANKIKHTDIMSIWIEHIICCIIKKSTKSILLGTNNSIIEFSTLKKKQAKKYLNQYIQGYLDGQKKPILILKSGIIWLHSIFLKKNDTFKKNHDDIFTAKKNFLKIWNGNIFSPGEKENHFLKKLIPIMNNKTIEKICKTCKYWYLPIFKNTIIKKYHII; encoded by the coding sequence ATGCTTAAAATATATCAATCTAATAAAATTTCATATCTTATAAAAAAAATATGCAAAAAAATTAAATTTAATAAAAAAAAAAATATTCTTATAAATGAATTATTTCTAATAGATAATATTTATATTTCAAAATGGATAGATATAAATCTTGCAAATAAAAATAATATTAGCATGAATATCAAATATATTACTATTTCAAAGTTTTTTACGAATTTAATCAAAAAAAATCAATCTAATAAAAATAATTTATGTTCTCTATTTAAGCAAGAAAATTTACAATGGATTCTAATGTCAATTATCAATGATTCAAAAAATCATTTTTTTCTTAATCAAGAAGGATTATGTTATCAAAATTTTGAATTTTGCGTACATATGGCTCATATTTTTAAAAAATATATTTTTTTTAGACCTGATTTAATTTGTGAATGGGAAAAAAAAAAAATTATATCATCAAAAAACATATATAACTGGCAAAAAAAGTTATGGATTCTTATAATAAAAAAACTTAAATGTTTAAAACAAAAAAATTTTACCGAAATAATAAATAATTTTTTAAAAAACATTAAAAAAAAAAATTTTTTAAAAAAAATACCTAAAAAATTATTTTTAATATCTACAAAAACACTTAGCCCATTAGATTATTTTATTATACATACCTTGAAAATAACTAATTCAATATATCTATTCCAATACCAATGCATTAATACAAAAAAAAATAAAATAGAAGATATAGTCCATTCTTTAAAAAAAAATTTTTTATTTCCAGAGAATTTTTTAAAAAAAAAATTTATAACTATAAAAAAAAAAATTTTTTTAAATAAAAGCAATAAAAAAAATTTTTTATACATCCTTCAAAATCAATTATTACAAAAAAATTTTTATAAAAATAAAAAAAAAAAAATATTAAATAAAAAAGATAATTCATTTTCTATTCATCAATGCTATTCACGATTACAGGAAGTTCAACAATTATACAAACATATTATTAATATATTTAATGTTGATAAAACAATAAAACCAAAAAATATTCTAATTACTGCAAATAATCTTGAACCTTATATACCATATATACAAAAAACATTTCATCTATCATACAATAATAAAAATTTTATATACCAAAATAAAGATATTCAAAAAAAAAAAATACTATCAACACTTCAGAATATATTTAAAATTAAAAATAATCGTTTTAAATATATATGGGTATTATCTCTTTTAGATACTAAATTTTTAAGAAAAAAATTTTTTATTAAATCTAAACAAATAAAAACATTATATACACTACTATCTGATTTACATGTCCGATATGGATTTGATAAAAATCACTTTAAAAAAATGTCTTTACCTAATATATACTCATGTTCATGGGTCTATGCAATTAATAGAATAACTTCTGGTTTTTGGTTAAATAAAAAATATTCAATATGGAATAATATATCAATATATAATGTCTCAAGTGAGAAAGTTAATATACTTTTAGGTAATTTTATTCATTTTATCTCTGAATTAAATAAACTACGAAAATCTATAATAAATAAAAAACTATTAAAAAACTGGATTAAAATTTTACCTAGAGTAATAAATATTTTCTTTAAAATACCAAATCAATATAAAAAATTTTTTTTTATGTTAGAAAATATATGGAAAAAAATTATCTTAAACGGTATTCAAATGAATTACAAAAAAAAGATATCAATTGAGTTTTTATTGGAAAGATTTTTTAAATTTAATTTTTTAAAAATTACAGATAATCAATTTATGTCGGGGGGGATAAATGTCATAAATTTCAATCAAGTAAAATCTATTCCTTTTGATATAATTGGAATCATGGGCTGCACACAAAAAAATTTTTCAAGAACAAAAAAAAAAGATATACTCAGTATAATTAATACAGAAAAAGATAATAAAAATGTTTTTTTTGAAACCATTATGTCTTCAAAAAAATACCTATTTTGCAGCTATATTAAAAAAAATAGCATCCAAAATAAAACATATCCGTCTATATGGATACAAGATATTTTATCTTATGCAAAAAAAAATTTTTTTTCTTATAAAAATTTATTTTTTCAAAAAAAAAAAAAAAATAATATTTTAAAACAAATATATAAAAAACATAAAAATCAATTATATAATCTGCTCTCTACAAAAAAAAAAAAATATTTTTCAATAAATAAAAAAAAACGTTTCAATTCTATTCGCAAAAAAAAAATCAATATCCAAAAACTAATACAATTTTGGAAAAATCCCATTAATTATTTTTTTAAAAACAACTTACATGTTAATATTTATAATGAAAATTTAGAAAAAATATCTCATGACGAATTATTTTCTATTAATCCATTAGATCAATTTTTTTTAAATAAAAAAATATTAAAATACATGATCTTAAAAAAAAATACTAATAAATTATTTCAGAAATATCAATTAAAAAATAAATTGCCATTTGGAAAAATAGGAGAAATATTATGGAATGAACAAGAAAAAAAATTAAAAAATTTATCTAATAAAATAAATAAAATCAGAAATTCTCCTAAAAAAATTTATTTTAAAATAAAATCAAAACGATATCAATTAAATGGAACAATAAAAGAATTTAATCAATTTGGTTTAATTCGATGGAATGCAAATAAAATAAAACATACTGATATAATGTCTATATGGATAGAACATATAATTTGCTGTATAATTAAAAAATCAACAAAGAGTATACTTTTAGGAACAAATAATTCTATTATAGAATTTTCTACTTTAAAAAAAAAACAAGCAAAAAAATATTTAAATCAATATATTCAAGGATATCTAGATGGACAAAAAAAACCTATCTTAATATTAAAATCTGGAATAATATGGTTACATTCAATATTTTTAAAAAAAAATGATACCTTTAAAAAAAATCATGATGATATATTTACCGCAAAAAAAAATTTTTTAAAAATATGGAACGGAAATATATTTAGCCCTGGAGAAAAAGAAAACCATTTTCTAAAAAAATTAATCCCCATAATGAATAATAAAACCATCGAAAAAATATGTAAAACTTGTAAATATTGGTACTTACCTATTTTTAAAAACACTATAATTAAAAAATATCATATCATATAA